One genomic segment of Mytilus galloprovincialis chromosome 5, xbMytGall1.hap1.1, whole genome shotgun sequence includes these proteins:
- the LOC143075724 gene encoding uncharacterized protein LOC143075724, with the protein MKAVVIFSCLFMTVCGMGIQKRNADLGEINSDNDDFAIDSLMNYLRKRWSIGSGNKGNGNQANNNNNIGNSHVENNKNTHVAGFGNIGDFGKKRDWSNEDKRWSIGSGNKGNDNQANNNNDIGNSHVENNKNTHVAGFGNIGDFGKKRDWSNEDKRWSIGSGNKGNGNQANNNKNIGNSHVENNKHTHVAGIGNIGDFGKKRGWSNEDKRWDIGSGNTGNGNQANNNNDIGNSYEENNKNTNVAGIGNIGDFGRKRDWNIGSGNTGNHNSASGNSNIGNSEKYYDKNTNVYGVGNIGDFGRKRDWSYEGKRWSIGSGNKGNGNTANDNSNIGNSYEENNKDTNVIGAGNFGNFDGKR; encoded by the exons ATGAAGGCTGTAGTAATATTTAGCTGTCTGTTCATGACAGTATGTG GAATGGGTATTCAAAAGAGAAATGCAGATCTTGGAGAAATAAATAGTGACAATGATGATTTCGCCATTGATTCCCTAATGAATTATCTCAG GAAAAGGTGGAGTATAGGCAGTGGCAACAAAGGAAATGGTAACCaagcaaacaacaacaacaacattgGTAATTCGCatgtagaaaataataaaaatacacatGTAGCGGGTTTCGGGAATATCGGAGACTTTGGAAAGAAACGTGACTGGTCAAATGAAGATAAAAGGTGGAGTATAGGCAGTGGCAACAAAGGAAATGATAACCAAGCAAACAACAACAACGACATTGGTAATTCGCatgtagaaaataataaaaatacacatGTAGCGGGTTTCGGGAATATCGGAGACTTTGGAAAGAAACGTGACTGGTCAAATGAAGATAAAAGGTGGAGTATAGGAAGTGGCAACAAAGGAAATGGTAATCaagcaaacaacaacaaaaacatcggTAATTCGCATGTAGAAAATAATAAACATACACATGTAGCGGGGATAGGAAATATTGGTGACTTTGGAAAGAAACGTGGCTGGTCAAATGAGGATAAAAGATGGGATATAGGCAGTGGCAACACAGGTAATGGTAATCAAGCAAACAACAACAACGACATCGGTAATTCGtatgaagaaaataataaaaatacaaatgtagcAGGGATAGGAAATATCGGAGACTTTGGAAGGAAACGTGACTGGAATATTGGAAGTGGCAATACAGGCAATCATAATTCTGCAAGTGGCAATAGTAACATCGGCAATAGCGAGAAGTATTATGACaagaatacaaatgtatatggcGTCGGAAATATCGGAGACTTTGGAAGAAAACGTGACTGGTCTTATGAAGGTAAACGATGGAGTATAGGAAGTGGCAACAAAGGAAATGGTAACACTGCAAATGACAACAGCAACATTGGTAATTCGTATGAAGAGAATAATAAAGATACAAATGTTATAGGAGCTGGAAATTTCGGAAACTTTGATGGGAAACGATAA